In Parasphingorhabdus halotolerans, a single window of DNA contains:
- a CDS encoding DUF5694 domain-containing protein: MESGLTDSDAVAEIRHILSQWPAKPAASQRRHLAAAFVAAGDPYSALVQWFQLAEAEKRAADGLGERSATFLNELSERPNESAQIEARLAAKLRHVRVYAIDNHSSDAIFANFDEGFWDRMQEIWRSEPVPDQSEMRSVEEDIRSEGGVLRAFRFYNSAKAQSFAMDYDFRKAMNDALPEGYGRKYVAWFQARNLRMVASIVEAAATKPGGKVLSIVGASHKPYFEAYLDQMHDFKIVNIDAFLE, encoded by the coding sequence GTGGAATCGGGCCTCACTGACAGCGATGCAGTAGCGGAAATTCGCCATATTCTCTCTCAATGGCCTGCAAAGCCGGCGGCGAGCCAGAGGCGCCACTTGGCAGCAGCATTTGTCGCCGCAGGTGATCCTTATTCTGCGCTGGTGCAGTGGTTCCAGCTTGCGGAAGCAGAGAAACGAGCGGCAGATGGGCTCGGCGAACGATCCGCAACTTTCCTCAATGAATTATCTGAACGTCCAAACGAGAGCGCACAAATCGAGGCGCGGTTGGCAGCAAAACTGCGGCATGTTCGCGTCTACGCCATTGATAATCACAGCTCAGACGCGATTTTCGCAAACTTCGATGAAGGTTTCTGGGACCGAATGCAGGAAATCTGGCGATCGGAACCGGTCCCCGATCAAAGCGAGATGCGGTCTGTCGAAGAAGATATCCGAAGCGAAGGCGGAGTCTTGCGGGCTTTCCGTTTCTATAATTCAGCCAAGGCACAATCATTTGCCATGGATTACGACTTTCGCAAGGCGATGAACGATGCCCTGCCAGAAGGATATGGGCGCAAATATGTAGCATGGTTCCAGGCGCGAAACCTGAGAATGGTCGCATCCATTGTTGAAGCAGCCGCGACGAAGCCAGGCGGCAAGGTGCTGTCGATTGTTGGAGCATCACACAAACCCTATTTTGAAGCCTACTTGGACCAAATGCACGATTTCAAGATCGTCAATATCGACGCATTCTTGGAGTGA
- a CDS encoding WD40/YVTN/BNR-like repeat-containing protein → MKIVKLAKRLGCCVLLVTPGLLLESQLIQAQPHPISAAEAVNSWQTLDTEAYKGKRDDISFGTPTHGWYGTGKGDLFATEDGGENWKLVSSRPGTFIRALGFIDEKTGFIGNVGTDYYPGVTDETPLYRTDDGGMNWTPVDLGNNTIKGVCAIDILPVRNFYQGELRDETIIHAAGRVGGPTGILRSLDGGHSWTVIDMQDHAGMILDIKFFDAWTGLVFASSSTGDDRQGLILRTTDGGKSWKQVYRSGRDAELIWKASFVDSKTGYATVQSYDAGRAQQLIVKTSDGGKSWSELPLTSDTGARQFGIGFVDENHGWVGTMAGGFYTSDGGKSFTPAPIARAANKFRIIRGEKDISVFAIGTEVQRLKLEASGQRNKRNGRE, encoded by the coding sequence ATGAAAATTGTGAAATTGGCAAAAAGGCTCGGCTGCTGCGTGCTACTCGTAACTCCGGGTTTGCTGTTGGAGTCTCAACTGATTCAGGCGCAGCCGCATCCAATCTCCGCGGCAGAAGCGGTGAATTCTTGGCAGACACTCGATACCGAAGCTTACAAGGGCAAGCGCGATGATATCAGCTTCGGAACGCCGACGCATGGTTGGTACGGAACGGGAAAAGGTGATCTTTTTGCGACCGAAGATGGCGGAGAAAACTGGAAGCTGGTCTCCAGCCGTCCTGGCACGTTCATCCGCGCCCTTGGGTTTATTGATGAGAAAACGGGTTTTATCGGAAATGTAGGAACCGACTATTATCCGGGCGTCACAGATGAGACACCACTTTACCGCACCGATGATGGCGGTATGAACTGGACCCCGGTTGACCTTGGCAACAATACGATCAAGGGCGTTTGCGCGATTGATATTTTGCCGGTTCGCAATTTCTATCAGGGCGAGCTGCGTGATGAGACTATCATTCACGCCGCCGGGCGCGTGGGTGGACCCACCGGCATCTTGCGCTCGCTTGATGGCGGACATAGCTGGACAGTGATCGACATGCAGGATCATGCCGGCATGATCCTCGACATCAAGTTTTTCGACGCATGGACCGGACTGGTGTTTGCCAGCTCGTCGACTGGCGATGACCGACAAGGGCTTATTTTGCGGACGACTGATGGCGGCAAATCATGGAAGCAGGTCTATCGTTCAGGCCGCGATGCGGAGCTGATCTGGAAGGCCTCATTTGTCGATTCAAAAACCGGCTATGCCACCGTACAAAGTTACGATGCCGGGCGGGCACAGCAATTGATCGTGAAGACGAGCGATGGCGGCAAGAGCTGGAGCGAATTGCCGCTAACCAGCGACACGGGAGCGCGCCAGTTCGGGATAGGTTTTGTCGATGAAAATCACGGCTGGGTCGGCACAATGGCGGGCGGATTCTATACAAGCGACGGCGGCAAAAGCTTTACGCCGGCTCCAATCGCCAGAGCGGCCAATAAATTCCGGATCATTCGCGGTGAAAAAGACATTAGTGTGTTTGCTATTGGAACCGAAGTGCAAAGACTAAAGCTGGAAGCATCAGGTCAACGCAATAAGAGAAATGGCAGGGAATAA
- a CDS encoding GNAT family N-acetyltransferase, which translates to MVCTEKIVVRPFVADEADQLLSLMRSLAEFEDYVERFKVTAEDLVTYGFGPNARFTAYVAVSSNEDRLPSDPSVLLGMAVTYMISWTYDRKPTLVLKELFVPEGSRGRGIGSELLKRVARQAGDLGASRIVWTVLKTNGPAKEFYSRHGCKMDDQWEPWAMDGNRIIEFANGAGKQDKNSK; encoded by the coding sequence ATGGTCTGTACTGAAAAAATTGTCGTCCGCCCTTTCGTTGCTGATGAGGCTGATCAGCTACTGTCATTGATGCGTAGCCTTGCCGAATTTGAAGACTATGTTGAAAGGTTCAAAGTGACCGCCGAAGATCTGGTCACCTATGGCTTCGGGCCCAACGCCCGATTCACTGCCTATGTTGCAGTTTCTTCAAATGAAGATAGACTTCCGTCGGATCCTTCCGTGTTGCTGGGCATGGCCGTTACATATATGATTTCATGGACCTATGACCGCAAGCCAACGCTTGTGCTGAAAGAACTATTTGTACCCGAAGGTTCAAGGGGGCGCGGGATTGGCAGCGAATTGTTAAAGCGCGTCGCTCGGCAAGCCGGGGATCTGGGGGCATCGCGAATAGTCTGGACCGTGTTGAAAACAAATGGACCGGCGAAGGAATTTTATTCGCGTCATGGCTGCAAAATGGACGACCAATGGGAGCCTTGGGCTATGGATGGAAACCGCATCATCGAATTTGCAAATGGTGCCGGAAAGCAGGATAAGAACAGCAAATGA
- a CDS encoding DUF885 domain-containing protein produces MTLSALCLPQMQPDNAHAETAGVETEAAQFDALLATHAARIMRSAPEWATQMGVSEDVAGTGFQSHLSAYSPQANAEVAELLDQSAAELAAIDRSKLSTRRQISYDVLSYAYNIAQRQNRFGKGQPSVLLANPPYAVNQLFGPQIDIPRLLIAQQPVRSEAEARAWLSRASELSRVLDELAAMTEADARRGVIPPWFALEAIAKSATSFTEKPESEHPIMAAFGEKLEVIKDLDDAKRASLQSEALTILSSQIYPAYRRFGARMAALVPAAGRDAGLWRMKDGAAMYRVALEAYGANGLSPDEIHQIGLGDVDRIHGQMDKILKAHGYSNGSIGERMAALAKDPEYLIPDTDESKAELITKLQSDVDRILALAPQWFLDVPEYKVEVRRIPVHEQDASSGGYYTPPPLDGSRPGIFWINMKNAADIPTYTLKSLVMHEAVPGHHFQAAKSLSITDLPLIQNMMWFGDYGEGWALYAEELAKEMGMYEGDDLGNLGRLRMELYRAARLVVDTGIHDKKWSHDRAIDYMVGVTGESRDSITREIERYAVWPGQAASYKLGMIQFLRLRKKAETVLGDRFDIREFHDVALRDGSMPMKILEMRINAWIAEKRREK; encoded by the coding sequence ATGACGTTAAGTGCCCTATGCCTGCCCCAAATGCAGCCGGACAATGCCCATGCGGAAACAGCTGGCGTTGAGACAGAAGCTGCACAATTTGACGCACTGCTCGCGACCCATGCCGCGAGGATCATGAGGTCAGCCCCGGAATGGGCAACCCAGATGGGCGTTTCCGAGGATGTTGCCGGCACTGGTTTCCAGTCGCATCTGTCGGCTTATTCGCCTCAGGCCAATGCCGAAGTGGCCGAGCTGCTCGACCAGTCAGCCGCCGAACTCGCGGCAATCGACAGGTCGAAACTCTCTACGCGGCGGCAGATCAGCTATGATGTGCTTTCCTACGCCTATAACATTGCCCAACGCCAAAACCGGTTTGGCAAAGGTCAGCCGTCCGTATTGCTGGCCAACCCGCCCTATGCAGTGAACCAGCTGTTCGGGCCACAGATAGACATTCCCCGATTGCTGATCGCGCAGCAACCGGTGCGCTCAGAAGCAGAAGCAAGGGCCTGGCTATCCAGGGCGTCAGAACTATCGCGTGTGCTCGACGAGCTTGCGGCAATGACCGAAGCTGACGCACGTCGCGGCGTTATTCCGCCGTGGTTTGCGTTGGAGGCAATCGCGAAATCGGCCACTTCGTTTACCGAAAAACCGGAGAGCGAACATCCGATAATGGCGGCTTTTGGCGAAAAGCTCGAGGTGATCAAGGATCTGGATGACGCCAAGCGCGCAAGCCTTCAAAGCGAGGCTTTAACGATCCTTTCCAGTCAGATTTATCCGGCATACCGCCGGTTCGGTGCACGGATGGCAGCACTTGTCCCTGCAGCAGGCAGGGACGCCGGCCTTTGGCGAATGAAAGACGGTGCGGCCATGTACCGTGTTGCGCTTGAGGCCTATGGCGCCAATGGCCTGTCTCCCGACGAAATACATCAAATCGGTCTTGGCGATGTCGACCGTATCCATGGTCAGATGGATAAAATTCTGAAGGCGCATGGCTATTCAAATGGATCAATAGGAGAACGGATGGCGGCGCTAGCCAAGGATCCGGAATATTTGATTCCCGACACCGATGAATCCAAGGCAGAGTTGATAACGAAGCTCCAGTCGGACGTTGACCGCATATTGGCACTGGCTCCCCAATGGTTTCTGGACGTACCCGAATATAAAGTCGAGGTTCGCCGGATTCCGGTCCACGAACAGGATGCATCATCGGGTGGTTATTATACACCGCCACCGCTTGACGGTTCGCGGCCAGGAATATTCTGGATCAATATGAAGAATGCAGCCGACATTCCAACCTATACCTTAAAATCTCTTGTCATGCACGAAGCCGTACCCGGCCATCATTTTCAGGCGGCCAAATCGCTTTCTATCACCGACCTGCCGCTCATCCAGAATATGATGTGGTTCGGTGATTACGGCGAGGGATGGGCTCTATATGCTGAAGAGCTGGCCAAGGAAATGGGTATGTATGAAGGCGATGATCTCGGTAATCTCGGACGGCTGCGGATGGAACTCTACCGCGCCGCACGGCTGGTAGTTGATACCGGCATTCATGACAAGAAATGGAGCCATGATAGGGCGATTGATTATATGGTCGGCGTAACCGGGGAAAGCCGCGATTCGATTACCCGCGAAATTGAACGTTATGCTGTCTGGCCCGGACAGGCCGCCTCCTACAAGCTGGGCATGATCCAGTTCCTGCGGCTGCGCAAAAAGGCGGAGACAGTGCTCGGCGACCGGTTTGATATTCGCGAATTCCACGATGTCGCGCTCCGTGATGGTTCGATGCCAATGAAGATTCTGGAAATGCGGATAAATGCGTGGATTGCTGAAAAGCGGAGAGAAAAATGA
- a CDS encoding glutathione S-transferase family protein gives MKLLIGNKNYSSWSFRVWLTMKVKEIEFEEDLRPFDVENDYADFFEFSPTGKVPVLQHDGLTVVESLAILEYLAEQFPDKNLWPANPRSRSDARCISHEMHAGFMALRAACPMNMRRKHAAIAVDEAVLKDVRRIETIWSQCLDKSGGPFLFGDYSIADGMYAPIVNRLQIYELSNIDAVASYTQTMTSLTPWQDWDKAARDEPWVIDIDEV, from the coding sequence ATGAAATTGCTGATTGGAAACAAAAATTACTCCTCGTGGTCCTTTCGGGTCTGGCTCACCATGAAGGTCAAGGAAATCGAGTTCGAAGAGGATTTGCGGCCATTTGATGTCGAGAACGACTATGCCGATTTTTTCGAATTTTCGCCCACTGGCAAAGTTCCGGTGCTGCAGCATGACGGTCTAACTGTGGTCGAGTCTCTGGCGATACTTGAATATCTCGCCGAGCAGTTTCCGGACAAAAATCTCTGGCCTGCCAATCCGCGCAGCCGGAGCGACGCCCGCTGTATATCGCATGAAATGCACGCCGGATTCATGGCCCTGCGTGCGGCCTGTCCAATGAATATGCGCCGGAAACACGCGGCCATTGCAGTTGATGAGGCGGTGCTGAAAGATGTCCGCCGGATTGAGACGATCTGGTCGCAGTGTCTCGATAAATCAGGGGGGCCCTTTCTGTTCGGCGATTATTCAATCGCCGACGGTATGTATGCACCAATCGTCAACCGGTTGCAGATTTACGAGCTGAGCAATATCGACGCCGTGGCATCCTATACCCAAACCATGACGTCTCTTACCCCCTGGCAGGATTGGGACAAGGCCGCCAGAGATGAGCCATGGGTCATCGATATTGACGAAGTATAG
- a CDS encoding nuclear transport factor 2 family protein, which produces MTNTEINDLLTRFAQAWSSQDPAQVALYFCEDGEYRASKGSFSGLSAKGRKDISQLVKKMFAVDRNCMATTNRLLIDGQMAAWQWRYDFPDGSFELGSDFFEFRDGLIALKDAYRKVITDLDTCQKLKQGKMSS; this is translated from the coding sequence ATGACCAACACAGAAATAAATGATCTACTCACCCGGTTCGCGCAGGCCTGGTCCAGCCAAGACCCCGCCCAGGTTGCTTTGTATTTCTGCGAAGATGGTGAATATCGGGCCTCAAAAGGTTCTTTTTCAGGACTTTCTGCGAAAGGACGGAAGGATATTAGCCAGCTCGTGAAAAAGATGTTTGCTGTTGATCGCAATTGCATGGCGACAACAAACCGTCTGTTGATCGACGGTCAGATGGCCGCCTGGCAATGGCGCTACGACTTTCCCGACGGCTCTTTTGAGCTGGGGAGCGATTTCTTCGAATTTCGCGACGGGCTAATCGCGTTGAAAGACGCATATCGAAAGGTGATTACCGATCTCGACACTTGCCAAAAACTGAAACAGGGAAAGATGTCATCATGA
- a CDS encoding GntR family transcriptional regulator yields the protein MANMFEPTASEVNWVIDRTSGDFSGQIVHAVRMNIQNGRLRPSDRLPSARKLALELGVARGTVNIALDILIAEGLIEARQGSGTFVCVDAKHLRDPKMDKAQEINVAPIVIASPKVDENLDSLIDFRPCRPRSKPFR from the coding sequence ATGGCCAACATGTTTGAACCGACTGCCAGTGAGGTCAATTGGGTAATCGACCGAACAAGCGGAGATTTTTCCGGCCAGATCGTGCACGCCGTTCGCATGAACATTCAGAATGGGCGGTTAAGACCATCAGATCGGCTTCCGTCCGCCCGGAAGCTCGCCCTGGAATTGGGCGTCGCCAGGGGAACGGTCAATATTGCATTAGACATATTGATTGCTGAGGGATTGATCGAGGCGCGCCAGGGGTCAGGGACATTTGTTTGCGTCGATGCCAAACACCTTCGTGATCCAAAAATGGACAAGGCACAGGAAATCAACGTTGCGCCAATCGTGATCGCTTCTCCCAAGGTTGATGAGAATCTTGACAGCCTGATTGACTTTAGGCCCTGCCGCCCTCGCTCGAAGCCTTTCCGCTGA
- a CDS encoding PLP-dependent aminotransferase family protein: protein MADAAGAHPSSDYGCALGLSDLRNEISGYLRRARGLTVGPDQIIITNGTIHALHLLSSLFLNSSNQVFVENPGYQLAWQTFALTGAEIVPVPVDEDGLIVGAIPKDASRARFLYITPSHQFPTGSRLSLGRRRALIDWAHQNQILIIEDDYDGEFRYDVPQLAPLAALSNNCVIYCGTFSKTLFPDLRVGYVVANPAIITAMAKLRTMTEYAPNSIIQGALTRFIADHHFERHIQKMRKIYARKRMILSQAIEASAFPAKLTGLNSGLNAVVELKVEDSATVISRKLQAQGVNIPAVSHYAIENSVADNRLILGYADASEEQLFDGIQCLDKI, encoded by the coding sequence GTGGCTGACGCAGCAGGTGCACATCCATCATCAGACTATGGATGTGCTCTAGGCCTCTCCGATCTACGAAATGAAATATCTGGATATTTGCGCCGTGCACGAGGCCTGACCGTAGGGCCAGACCAAATTATAATTACAAACGGTACCATTCACGCATTGCATCTGCTCTCGTCATTATTCCTCAACTCATCGAACCAGGTTTTTGTCGAGAATCCAGGATATCAATTGGCTTGGCAAACATTTGCCTTGACGGGTGCCGAGATTGTTCCGGTTCCCGTTGATGAAGATGGTTTAATTGTCGGCGCAATTCCTAAAGATGCCTCGCGAGCGCGCTTTCTTTATATTACGCCCTCACACCAATTTCCAACCGGCAGCCGATTATCGCTTGGCCGCCGCCGCGCGTTGATCGATTGGGCGCACCAAAATCAGATATTGATCATCGAAGATGATTACGACGGCGAATTTCGCTATGATGTTCCGCAGCTCGCGCCGCTTGCAGCGCTATCCAATAATTGTGTCATTTATTGCGGGACTTTTTCCAAAACCCTGTTTCCCGACCTTCGCGTAGGATATGTTGTTGCCAACCCGGCAATAATAACCGCAATGGCCAAATTACGGACTATGACAGAATATGCTCCAAACTCGATAATCCAGGGTGCACTTACACGCTTCATCGCCGATCATCATTTCGAGCGGCATATCCAAAAAATGCGCAAAATATATGCTCGAAAACGAATGATTTTATCGCAAGCAATTGAAGCCAGTGCGTTTCCCGCGAAACTTACCGGGCTGAATTCGGGACTGAATGCAGTAGTGGAGCTAAAGGTCGAAGATTCTGCAACAGTGATTTCCAGGAAACTGCAAGCCCAGGGTGTAAACATTCCTGCTGTAAGCCATTATGCGATAGAAAACTCGGTTGCCGATAATCGGCTGATCCTGGGATATGCCGATGCGAGTGAGGAGCAACTTTTCGATGGTATTCAATGCCTCGACAAGATTTAA
- a CDS encoding PaaI family thioesterase, with amino-acid sequence MKMNSNLADTMPFSKLMGVKIIRAEKDGVIGELLVKEELCTTSGTIHGGAIMAFADSLGAIAGFLNLPSGSNGTTTTESKTNFLGASLEGSLITGETKPIHVGRRLSVWQTRITRPDGKLIALTTQTQMTL; translated from the coding sequence ATGAAGATGAACAGTAACTTGGCCGACACCATGCCCTTTTCAAAACTCATGGGCGTTAAAATTATTCGCGCGGAAAAGGATGGTGTGATTGGGGAGCTGCTTGTAAAAGAAGAACTGTGCACAACTAGCGGAACCATCCACGGCGGTGCGATTATGGCATTTGCCGATTCTCTTGGCGCTATCGCCGGTTTCTTGAATTTGCCAAGTGGTTCGAATGGCACCACGACCACGGAAAGCAAAACCAATTTTCTGGGCGCGTCGCTCGAAGGATCATTGATAACCGGCGAAACGAAACCCATCCATGTCGGGCGGCGACTTTCCGTGTGGCAGACAAGGATTACACGCCCCGATGGAAAACTCATTGCGCTCACGACGCAAACGCAAATGACGCTATAA
- a CDS encoding sterol desaturase family protein, producing MEIASSMSAVGIILTSIIILSLVEALIPLRRRSDWSKRHLAPNLVMTFLTFATNLIFNIPFLFGLVWLQSRGWGLFNAVTLPTAITLLGTVIILDFAWYLTHVSMHKIPSFWRVHAVHHSDPIVDVTTTVRQHPLEGVIRYLFLAAFAFSFGVPPAGFAIYRIWSVLYGQFEHANIRLPQWLDTAITFIAASPNMHKIHHSANQRYTDTNYSSILNWDRLFGTFVPSKFGTDVRYGLDGYYTEKQQSVAGMLVLPFHKNLSNNLMGEHNEDEQ from the coding sequence ATGGAAATCGCCTCAAGCATGTCTGCTGTTGGCATCATTCTAACATCAATCATCATCCTGTCTCTTGTCGAAGCGCTGATACCTCTCAGGCGGCGCTCAGACTGGAGCAAACGTCATCTTGCGCCCAACCTCGTCATGACGTTTCTGACCTTTGCAACCAACCTCATTTTCAACATCCCGTTTCTCTTCGGCTTGGTCTGGCTACAATCCAGAGGCTGGGGTCTCTTCAACGCAGTGACGTTACCTACCGCTATAACTCTTCTGGGAACTGTCATCATCCTCGACTTTGCGTGGTATCTTACCCATGTATCCATGCATAAAATTCCATCTTTTTGGAGAGTGCATGCCGTTCACCACTCTGATCCCATCGTCGATGTTACCACGACCGTAAGGCAGCATCCATTGGAAGGCGTCATACGCTATCTGTTTCTCGCTGCCTTTGCGTTTTCATTCGGCGTGCCACCTGCAGGATTTGCAATATACCGGATATGGTCGGTCCTATACGGTCAGTTCGAGCACGCAAATATCCGGCTCCCCCAATGGCTCGATACCGCCATTACATTCATCGCTGCCAGCCCCAATATGCACAAAATCCATCATTCAGCCAATCAACGGTACACCGACACCAATTACAGCAGCATATTGAATTGGGACCGCCTGTTCGGAACGTTTGTTCCCTCAAAATTTGGAACCGATGTCCGATATGGACTTGATGGATATTATACGGAGAAACAGCAATCGGTGGCCGGAATGCTAGTCCTGCCATTTCACAAAAACTTGAGCAACAACCTCATGGGAGAGCACAATGAAGATGAACAGTAA
- a CDS encoding TetR/AcrR family transcriptional regulator, producing MFAANGYADTALSDIVAETAITTGAIYHHFGGKKELFQAVAENVEKDILSAVATAATSKKYPWDQLLAGVSAMLEHCTAPDVQRIVFIDAPTVIGPAAWREIEMKYAFGAMQQSLQTLISLGQVRPFAADPLASILLGALIEAAHSVARSEDQARSLKEAREMMRLLFESIKTT from the coding sequence ATGTTTGCTGCGAATGGCTATGCGGATACGGCGCTTTCCGACATTGTCGCGGAAACGGCCATCACGACTGGCGCTATCTATCATCATTTTGGTGGGAAGAAGGAACTGTTTCAGGCAGTGGCTGAGAATGTAGAAAAAGACATTCTCAGTGCTGTGGCGACAGCGGCGACTTCAAAGAAATATCCGTGGGACCAGCTATTGGCAGGCGTATCGGCTATGCTGGAACATTGCACCGCACCGGATGTGCAGAGAATCGTATTTATCGACGCTCCAACGGTTATTGGGCCTGCTGCGTGGCGTGAAATTGAAATGAAATATGCCTTTGGAGCAATGCAGCAGAGCCTACAAACTTTGATCTCCTTGGGGCAGGTTCGCCCTTTTGCAGCTGATCCTCTCGCTTCAATTTTGTTGGGCGCGTTGATCGAGGCTGCCCATAGTGTTGCCAGATCAGAGGATCAGGCTCGCAGCCTGAAAGAAGCGCGAGAAATGATGCGCTTGCTTTTTGAGTCAATCAAAACGACTTGA
- a CDS encoding alpha/beta fold hydrolase, translated as MLKNTNVHEPLMKKSTVKTRFGTMSYLDCGTGFPAVMIHGLGQSSYFWRHQIDSFYPRRRCLAVDLMAHGDTEANPDQDVSFREQAQMILEALTEIGIEKFDLLLNDSGGAVGQIMAVKAPDRVRSMVITNCDVHDNWPPEALGEIRDAARAGLLADQFGLMIGSPEVFYADGGIGPMVYENAKAMTTRESIDANMVPIVSSAERKAAFNRYAGLQDHQQLVVIENDLRKLRIPSLIVWGTNDVFFPVQWAYWLKDALIEARDVIEIGGAKLFFPEERPEELNNVALRFWESLV; from the coding sequence ATGCTAAAAAATACCAATGTGCATGAGCCGCTCATGAAGAAAAGCACGGTCAAAACACGCTTCGGTACGATGTCATACCTGGATTGCGGAACAGGCTTCCCAGCTGTCATGATCCACGGACTCGGGCAGAGCTCCTATTTTTGGCGGCATCAAATTGACTCTTTTTATCCCCGTCGAAGGTGCCTCGCAGTCGATCTGATGGCGCATGGTGATACGGAGGCTAATCCCGATCAGGATGTAAGTTTCCGGGAGCAGGCCCAGATGATTTTGGAAGCATTAACAGAAATAGGAATCGAGAAATTTGATCTGCTACTTAACGATAGCGGCGGTGCGGTCGGCCAGATCATGGCCGTCAAGGCTCCAGATCGTGTGCGGTCAATGGTCATCACAAACTGCGATGTGCATGACAACTGGCCTCCCGAAGCGCTGGGCGAAATTAGAGATGCGGCAAGAGCAGGCCTCCTAGCAGACCAGTTTGGACTGATGATTGGATCACCGGAAGTATTTTATGCTGACGGTGGGATCGGACCGATGGTTTACGAAAATGCCAAGGCAATGACGACTCGTGAGTCGATAGACGCAAATATGGTTCCGATCGTTTCGTCAGCCGAGCGAAAGGCCGCGTTTAATCGCTATGCGGGGCTCCAGGATCATCAGCAACTTGTCGTGATTGAAAATGATCTGCGAAAACTAAGAATTCCTTCCCTCATCGTCTGGGGAACCAATGATGTATTTTTTCCCGTACAATGGGCTTATTGGCTGAAGGATGCTCTGATAGAGGCCCGAGATGTTATTGAAATCGGCGGAGCCAAACTGTTTTTCCCCGAAGAACGACCGGAAGAACTAAACAATGTTGCTCTTCGCTTCTGGGAGAGTTTGGTATGA
- a CDS encoding DUF4345 domain-containing protein gives MRTALIYFSRLFGFVCVIVALSHIVLGPDVIPGGVPVNATMDSEDRFYASLFLGFGLAIIWCSFDLENRSGVYLALMAVFFFGGIARIISVVQVGWPFPLFIFLGALELIIPPICWYWLRSLRQQTPD, from the coding sequence ATGAGAACGGCGCTGATCTATTTCTCCCGGCTATTCGGATTTGTGTGTGTCATTGTCGCTTTGTCCCATATCGTGCTGGGTCCGGACGTCATTCCCGGCGGTGTGCCAGTTAATGCGACGATGGACAGCGAAGACCGCTTCTATGCATCCCTTTTTCTGGGATTTGGCTTGGCAATTATCTGGTGCAGTTTTGATCTGGAAAACCGATCCGGCGTTTATTTAGCTTTGATGGCAGTTTTCTTTTTCGGCGGCATCGCGCGGATAATTTCGGTAGTTCAAGTGGGCTGGCCTTTTCCCCTGTTTATTTTCCTAGGTGCTCTGGAACTGATCATTCCGCCGATTTGCTGGTATTGGCTTCGATCTCTACGCCAGCAAACGCCAGATTGA
- a CDS encoding AAC(3)-I family aminoglycoside N-acetyltransferase gives MSQKPDFQIVQISANQPEDLTAILDLFGDAFEDAQTYCAAQPDKAYHEKLLASDNFIALAALHEEQTVGALTAYVLPKPERERSEIYIYDLAVAEHFRRKGIGTGLIEKVKELAIEKGAWVIFVQADHDDEPPIALYTKLGEREDVLHFDIAPAKRE, from the coding sequence ATGTCGCAGAAACCAGATTTTCAAATTGTGCAGATTTCAGCAAACCAGCCGGAAGACCTGACTGCAATCCTAGATTTGTTTGGCGATGCTTTTGAAGATGCTCAAACATATTGCGCCGCGCAGCCCGATAAGGCGTATCATGAGAAATTGCTCGCAAGCGACAATTTCATCGCTTTGGCGGCTTTGCATGAAGAGCAGACTGTCGGCGCGCTAACCGCCTATGTTCTGCCAAAGCCAGAACGCGAGCGCAGTGAGATTTACATCTATGATCTTGCGGTAGCCGAACATTTTCGGCGCAAAGGTATTGGCACTGGATTGATTGAGAAAGTGAAAGAGTTGGCAATCGAAAAAGGGGCCTGGGTCATATTCGTTCAGGCCGACCATGATGATGAACCGCCGATAGCGCTCTATACCAAGTTGGGTGAGCGAGAAGATGTATTACATTTCGATATTGCGCCAGCAAAGCGCGAATGA